In one window of Vibrio sp. DW001 DNA:
- a CDS encoding EAL domain-containing protein, translating into MNTQSMNAYDPNESRFLRLIESMPKVAVQGYDKNRKVIYWNEASCEIYGYSKEEAFGQTLEDLIIPDAMQQIVIDLHKAWIDHNIAIPAGELCLRRKDGQQVIVYSSHIMFKQGSDEPEMFCVDVDLTEQYNSKLELQRIATTDSLTDLPNRRYFEEELARRISEAKRFNQKMAVLFIDLDLFKEINDTMGHNAGDRLLIQVAQRLKRRLRMYDTLSRFGGDEFLVVLPNIQNNSDVEIVVHKLMSEFEQTFTLFKQNIYITASIGISLYPKDGIDTDQLLKYSDAAMYQAKEDGRNRYRFFDKSIHNVLRFQREISNHLRDSLYLDQFHLVYQPQVDLNNNKIISCEALIRWDPTPTIKAVGPDIFIPIAERSDLIIKIGEWVLRSACKQISQWKQQGIKDIRVDINVSGRQLTQNHFFSFLFDTLREFGLQPKDLGIELTEHTLIAANDDLMIKLKRLQKAGTAISIDDFGTGYSSLSYLRKFPIRYLKIDRAFVTEVPNDRKDEAILKAIIDVGHILDLIIVVEGVETETQAQICRQLGSDSAQGYFYYKPVKAEQMLSLLQIQLES; encoded by the coding sequence TTGAATACTCAATCTATGAACGCATACGATCCTAATGAATCTCGATTTTTGCGGCTCATAGAGTCAATGCCAAAAGTGGCAGTACAAGGTTATGACAAAAACAGGAAGGTAATCTATTGGAATGAAGCAAGCTGCGAGATCTATGGATACTCCAAAGAAGAGGCGTTCGGACAAACCTTAGAAGATCTCATTATTCCTGACGCCATGCAACAGATCGTTATTGACCTCCATAAAGCGTGGATCGACCACAACATCGCTATTCCTGCCGGAGAGCTTTGCTTACGACGCAAAGACGGCCAGCAAGTAATCGTGTACTCAAGCCACATCATGTTTAAACAAGGATCGGATGAACCAGAAATGTTCTGCGTCGATGTTGATCTTACCGAGCAGTATAATTCGAAGCTCGAACTGCAACGAATAGCAACCACAGACAGTTTAACTGACCTCCCCAACCGGAGGTATTTTGAGGAAGAACTCGCTCGCCGAATCAGCGAAGCAAAACGATTCAATCAGAAAATGGCCGTGTTGTTTATCGATCTCGACCTATTTAAAGAGATTAACGATACTATGGGACATAATGCTGGGGACCGCTTATTAATACAGGTTGCTCAGCGACTCAAGCGTCGTCTAAGGATGTACGATACGCTTTCTCGATTTGGTGGCGATGAGTTTCTAGTCGTTCTGCCAAATATTCAAAACAATAGTGACGTCGAGATTGTGGTGCATAAACTCATGTCTGAGTTCGAACAGACGTTTACGCTTTTTAAACAGAATATATACATTACAGCAAGCATCGGAATCAGCCTATACCCAAAGGATGGTATCGATACAGATCAGTTACTTAAATATTCAGATGCCGCCATGTATCAAGCAAAGGAAGATGGCCGGAATCGCTATCGTTTTTTTGACAAATCTATTCATAACGTTCTCCGCTTCCAACGAGAGATCTCAAATCACCTCAGAGATTCACTTTATTTAGATCAGTTTCATCTCGTTTATCAGCCTCAAGTTGACCTTAACAATAATAAAATAATTTCTTGTGAAGCATTAATTCGATGGGATCCAACCCCTACGATTAAGGCAGTAGGTCCGGATATTTTCATCCCAATTGCAGAACGTTCAGATCTGATTATTAAGATTGGCGAATGGGTGCTCAGAAGTGCCTGCAAACAGATATCGCAATGGAAGCAACAAGGTATTAAAGACATACGAGTTGACATCAATGTCTCTGGTAGACAATTAACACAGAACCACTTTTTCTCCTTCTTATTTGACACGTTGCGCGAGTTTGGCTTACAGCCAAAAGATCTCGGCATTGAGTTGACGGAACACACATTAATTGCCGCGAACGACGATTTGATGATTAAGTTAAAACGTCTACAAAAAGCAGGCACGGCGATATCCATTGACGATTTTGGCACTGGCTATTCATCACTAAGTTATCTACGAAAATTCCCAATCCGTTACCTTAAGATTGATAGGGCATTTGTGACAGAAGTACCGAATGATCGCAAAGATGAAGCGATTTTGAAGGCAATTATAGACGTGGGACACATCCTCGATCTCATTATCGTTGTAGAAGGCGTTGAAACTGAAACTCAAGCTCAGATTTGTCGTCAACTCGGGAGCGATTCCGCTCAAGGGTACTTTTACTACAAGCCAGTAAAAGCCGAACAGATGCTATCTCTATTACAAATCCAACTAGAAAGTTAA
- a CDS encoding DMT family transporter encodes MKTLLLTFVAMLAFAANSILCRIALLEEHIDAGSFTLIRIFSGAITLIVITLIFRQSNSSAPPINKKSVFISSISLLGYALFFSFAYIKLGTGTGALILFGVVQLSMLIAYTYRGNHIIGFEWLGIGVAISGFLVLLLPSATRPDLISALLMAVSGVCWAIFTLQGKASGAPLQSTTQGFVGSLVIALLMLPWLLNIDSITQTGLLLAVCSGVFTSALGYVIWYMALKQLTVLTASIVQLSVPAIALLGGAIIVREPLSFNIVLSTACILGGIALVFIAQQKKTAR; translated from the coding sequence GTGAAAACCTTACTCCTTACCTTTGTTGCTATGCTTGCTTTCGCAGCCAACTCTATTTTATGTCGTATTGCGTTACTAGAAGAACACATCGATGCGGGATCGTTCACACTAATTCGGATTTTTTCTGGAGCAATAACTCTCATTGTTATTACGCTTATTTTCCGTCAATCCAACTCATCCGCCCCGCCCATCAACAAAAAATCCGTATTCATTTCGTCTATATCGCTGCTTGGCTACGCGCTGTTTTTTTCATTTGCGTACATCAAACTTGGAACAGGGACAGGCGCACTTATTCTGTTTGGGGTGGTACAATTAAGTATGTTGATCGCTTACACTTATAGAGGAAACCACATTATTGGTTTTGAGTGGCTAGGCATTGGTGTTGCCATCAGTGGTTTTCTGGTTTTGCTTTTGCCTTCTGCAACGAGACCAGATCTCATCTCGGCTCTATTGATGGCGGTGTCTGGAGTATGTTGGGCAATATTTACCCTTCAAGGAAAAGCGTCTGGCGCACCTCTACAATCTACCACCCAAGGTTTTGTGGGTAGTTTGGTGATTGCTCTTCTAATGCTGCCATGGCTATTAAATATAGACAGTATTACTCAAACTGGTCTTTTGTTGGCTGTCTGCTCTGGCGTTTTCACTTCAGCACTAGGTTATGTCATCTGGTATATGGCGTTAAAGCAACTCACCGTGCTTACGGCATCAATTGTTCAACTTTCAGTACCTGCAATAGCTTTGCTTGGAGGCGCCATCATTGTAAGAGAACCACTCTCTTTTAATATTGTGCTTTCTACCGCGTGTATTTTGGGCGGAATTGCTCTGGTATTCATCGCACAACAGAAAAAAACAGCACGTTAA
- a CDS encoding NAD(P)-binding protein, whose product MSNSLKDMTLPPDLTIKKGSGPVRTKFPIYSNSLPPCNHACPTGSNIQKWLSLAQEERYEEAFQELVLNNPLPAIHGRVCYHPCETACNRTDVDQPVSIHAVERYLGDVAIEKKWPVRFDAKATGKRVLVVGAGPSGLATAYHLKRFGHDVEIHEAGPMAGGMMHFGIPAYRLPREVLNQEIARIQGMGIDIVLNSKVDDLLAAKVQGRFDAVFLAIGAHVGRGIEIPSDDPGVAIDAVTYLRNIGMGDAPTLGKRVAVYGGGNTAMDAARTAKRMGAEVMVIYRRNRELMPAHDFECVEAMEEGIAFHWLRTINSIDGSTFTLEKMNIVDGRPKPTGEYETIQADSLILALGQNIDTKLTRNVPGVDHKDDGTVVVNNQMMTGYPGLFAGGDMVPSDRTVTIAVGHGKKAAAHINGFLCDRAYSKASKQPLIKYDQLHLWYKTDADKREQPAVAPEIRTSSFEEVVGGLTLQEALFEAQRCYSCGNCFECDGCLGACPYGAITSKGKGKGYTVDYDKCTGCEACYTQCPCHAIEMVAAEVK is encoded by the coding sequence ATGAGCAATTCGTTAAAGGATATGACCCTGCCACCTGACCTGACCATTAAAAAAGGGTCTGGCCCCGTACGTACTAAATTTCCAATCTATTCAAACTCTCTGCCGCCTTGTAACCATGCATGCCCGACAGGCAGCAACATTCAAAAATGGCTATCCTTAGCGCAAGAAGAACGGTATGAAGAAGCGTTTCAAGAACTGGTACTGAATAACCCGCTTCCCGCGATTCATGGGCGCGTTTGTTATCACCCTTGCGAAACCGCTTGCAACAGAACCGATGTTGATCAACCTGTCAGTATTCATGCTGTCGAGCGCTACTTGGGCGATGTTGCTATTGAGAAAAAATGGCCAGTGCGCTTTGATGCGAAAGCGACGGGGAAAAGGGTATTAGTGGTGGGGGCTGGACCGAGTGGTTTAGCAACAGCGTATCATCTAAAACGATTCGGTCATGATGTCGAAATCCATGAAGCCGGACCGATGGCGGGTGGAATGATGCATTTCGGTATTCCTGCCTACCGCTTACCTCGAGAAGTATTGAATCAAGAAATTGCACGTATTCAAGGAATGGGCATCGATATTGTTCTCAACAGTAAAGTCGACGACCTATTAGCCGCAAAAGTGCAGGGGCGGTTTGATGCGGTATTTTTGGCTATCGGTGCCCATGTCGGTCGTGGTATTGAGATCCCGAGTGATGATCCCGGCGTAGCCATTGATGCCGTTACCTATTTGCGCAATATCGGGATGGGTGATGCGCCGACCTTGGGTAAACGCGTTGCAGTGTATGGTGGAGGTAATACCGCTATGGATGCCGCTCGTACAGCAAAACGAATGGGGGCGGAGGTGATGGTTATCTATCGCCGCAATCGAGAACTCATGCCTGCGCATGATTTTGAATGTGTGGAAGCGATGGAAGAAGGGATAGCGTTTCACTGGCTTCGAACTATCAATAGCATCGATGGTTCAACCTTTACGCTAGAAAAAATGAATATAGTTGATGGACGGCCGAAGCCAACGGGTGAATATGAAACCATACAAGCTGATTCCCTTATTCTTGCCCTTGGACAAAATATCGATACCAAATTGACCCGAAATGTACCGGGTGTTGATCATAAGGATGATGGAACTGTCGTTGTAAATAATCAAATGATGACTGGGTATCCTGGCCTGTTTGCTGGTGGTGATATGGTACCAAGTGATCGCACCGTTACGATTGCCGTAGGACATGGTAAAAAAGCCGCCGCGCATATAAATGGTTTCCTATGTGATAGAGCATATTCCAAAGCATCGAAGCAACCACTGATTAAATATGATCAACTGCATCTCTGGTATAAAACCGATGCCGATAAACGGGAGCAACCTGCCGTAGCACCTGAAATCCGGACCTCATCTTTTGAAGAAGTCGTTGGGGGCTTAACGTTACAAGAAGCCTTGTTTGAAGCCCAACGTTGTTATTCTTGTGGTAACTGCTTTGAGTGTGATGGATGCTTGGGGGCTTGTCCCTATGGTGCGATAACATCAAAAGGTAAGGGTAAAGGGTATACTGTGGATTACGATAAATGCACGGGTTGCGAAGCTTGCTACACCCAATGCCCATGTCATGCGATCGAAATGGTCGCAGCTGAAGTGAAGTAG